Proteins encoded together in one Oncorhynchus masou masou isolate Uvic2021 chromosome 3, UVic_Omas_1.1, whole genome shotgun sequence window:
- the LOC135510311 gene encoding dol-P-Man:Man(5)GlcNAc(2)-PP-Dol alpha-1,3-mannosyltransferase-like: MAGGVRKKSSPGPRSRVWAPLRTLWQEKHLIVFKAEHTILVASVLWFLEIGINIWVIQKVAYTEIDWKAYMDEVEGVINGTYDYTQLKGGTGPLVYPAGFVYTFTALYYITNHGVNIRLAQYLFALFYLLTLLLVFRIYHRTQKVPPYVFFFVCCASYRIHSIFVLRLFNDPVAMMMLFGAVNLFLDGRWTLGCGLYSLAVSVKMNVLLFAPGLLFLLLSEFGLMRAIPKLSLCAAIQILLGLPFLMENPIGYMTRAFDLGRQFMFKWTVNWRFLPEWLFLSRYFHLVLLAAHLLALLLFALRRWKRPGESVMELLKEPGKRVNPAQKLTSDQMVLILFTSNFIGICFSRSLHYQFYVWYFHTLPFLLWSGGVKKLAHLLRVLILGLVELSWNTYPSTTHSSAALHVCHLIMLLSLWFAPG; encoded by the exons ATGGCAGGAGGTGTGAGGAAAAAGTCGTCCCCTGGTCCACGGTCTAGAGTGTGGGCGCCACTTCGTACACTATGGCAGGAGAAACATTTGATCGTATTCAAGGCAGAGCACACAATACTGGTCGCCTCTGTTCTGTGGTTCCTGGAGATCGGAATAAACATATGGGTCATCCAAAAAGTTGCAT ACACAGAGATCGACTGGAAGGCGTATATGGATGAGGTAGAGGGAGTCATCAACGGCACCTACGACTACACCCAGCTCAAAGGAGGCACAGGCCCGCTGGT ATACCCAGCAGGATTTGTGTACACCTTCACAGCGCTGTATTACATCACCAACCATGGGGTGAATATTCGCCTGGCCCAGTACCTGTTTGCTCTTTTCTACCTGCTCACCCTGCTGCTCGTCTTCAGGATCTACCACCGCACCCAGAAG GTTCCTCCCTACGTATTCTTCTTTGTGTGCTGTGCCTCCTACCGGATCCACTCCATCTTCGTCCTGCGTCTTTTCAACGACCCTGTAGCCATGATGATGTTGTTCGGGGCTGTCAATCTGTTCCTGGATGGCCGCTGGACTCTGGGCTGTGGCCTCTACAG TTTAGCAGTGTCTGTGAAGATGAACGTGCTCCTGTTTGCCCcgggcctcctcttcctcctgctgtCTGAGTTTGGCCTGATGAGGGCCATACccaagctctctctctgtgctgccaTCCAG ATATTGTTGGGCCTACCCTTCCTGATGGAGAATCCCATTGGCTATATGACCCGGGCCTTTGACTTGGGTCGTCAGTTTATGTTCAAGTGGACAGTGAACTGGCGCTTCCTGCCTGAGTGGCTTTTCCTAAGTCGCTACTTCCATCTGGTGCTCCTGGCTGCCCACCTGCTAGCCCTGCTACTGTTTGCCCTGCGCCGCTGGAAGAG GCCTGGAGAGAGCGTCATGGAACTGCTGAAGGAGCCAGGCAAGCGAGTCAACCCTGCCCAGAAACTCACCTCGGAT CAGATGGTGCTGATCCTCTTCACGTCTAACTTCATCGGCATATGCTTCAGCCGCTCGCTGCACTACCAGTTCTACGTCTGGTACTTCCACACCCTACCTTTCCTTCTCTGGAGTGGAGGAGTCAAGAAGCTGGCTCACCTACTCAG GGTTTTGATCCTCGGCCTGGTGGAGCTGTCGTGGAACACCTACCCTTCTACTACACACAGTTCAGCTGCCCTCCATGTCTGTCATCTCATCATGCTGCTCTCCCTGTGGTTCGCCCCCGGGTAG